A window of the Streptomyces sp. Ag109_O5-10 genome harbors these coding sequences:
- a CDS encoding Na+/H+ antiporter, translated as MRSVGTVLALVVLATVVATFARRWRIPAPSLLVVAGLAVALLPGTPAIRVSPEVIGLVVLPPLLYASAEELSWRELRAVWKPVGVLAVGLVLASAAAVGAVASLVTPLSWQMALVLGAILASTDPVAVTALGRRLALPPRVQMLVQAESLFNDATSLVLYRVAVGVAVASAAADWGAAGGEFLLLAGGGTLIGALVAAVVVVIRRRTEDPVLETVISLVTPYTAYVLAEAAHTSGVTSVVVAGVVLGGRGDRLTDARIRLQLHAVYGTVVFLLESVVFSLIGLALPAQVRALSDGDRAWPLYALAVAGTLIAVRLLWLAPLSAVVQRKGGIQRPNWRVPVVLTWAGTRGVVPLAAALSIPATAKDGSALAERPLVLVLTTSVVVVTLVVQGFSLASVVRRSGIALEPDHTEREEAAARCRLAAAGIRRLEELSELEAVPDVVLDRLRRGLNARLDDARDRLTDNTVESADLVYRQLRRDLIAVEAAELRRLYDEHTISDTTRRRLQRSLDLEEARLADA; from the coding sequence ATGCGCAGCGTGGGTACGGTTCTCGCACTCGTGGTACTGGCCACGGTGGTGGCGACCTTCGCCCGCCGATGGCGGATTCCCGCCCCCTCCCTCCTCGTCGTCGCGGGCCTCGCCGTGGCCCTGCTGCCGGGCACCCCGGCGATCCGGGTCAGCCCGGAGGTCATCGGCCTCGTCGTCCTCCCGCCGCTGCTCTACGCCAGCGCGGAAGAACTCTCCTGGCGCGAGCTGCGGGCGGTGTGGAAGCCGGTCGGCGTGCTCGCGGTCGGCCTGGTGCTCGCCTCGGCCGCGGCCGTCGGGGCGGTCGCCTCCCTGGTCACCCCGCTGTCCTGGCAGATGGCGCTGGTCCTCGGTGCGATCCTCGCCAGCACCGACCCGGTCGCGGTGACCGCGCTCGGCCGTCGGCTCGCCCTGCCGCCCAGGGTCCAGATGCTGGTCCAGGCCGAGAGCCTCTTCAACGACGCGACCTCCCTGGTCCTCTACCGGGTCGCGGTGGGCGTAGCGGTGGCCTCTGCGGCGGCGGACTGGGGGGCGGCGGGCGGCGAGTTCCTGCTCCTCGCGGGCGGCGGCACGCTGATCGGCGCTCTGGTCGCCGCGGTCGTCGTGGTGATCCGGCGGCGTACCGAGGACCCGGTCCTGGAGACGGTGATCTCCCTGGTCACGCCGTACACGGCCTACGTCCTGGCCGAGGCCGCGCACACCTCGGGCGTCACCTCGGTGGTCGTGGCGGGCGTGGTCCTGGGCGGCCGCGGCGACCGGCTCACCGACGCCCGCATAAGGCTCCAACTGCACGCCGTCTACGGCACGGTGGTCTTCCTGCTGGAGAGCGTGGTCTTCAGTCTGATAGGGCTCGCGCTGCCCGCCCAGGTGCGGGCGCTGTCCGACGGTGACAGGGCCTGGCCGCTGTACGCGCTGGCGGTGGCGGGCACGCTGATCGCGGTACGGCTGCTGTGGCTGGCGCCGCTGTCGGCGGTCGTGCAGCGCAAGGGCGGCATACAACGGCCGAACTGGCGGGTGCCGGTGGTACTGACCTGGGCCGGCACCCGGGGCGTGGTGCCGCTGGCGGCCGCGCTGTCGATCCCGGCGACGGCGAAGGACGGCTCGGCGCTGGCCGAACGGCCGTTGGTCCTGGTCCTCACCACGTCGGTCGTGGTCGTCACCCTGGTCGTGCAGGGCTTCTCCCTGGCCTCGGTGGTGCGCCGCTCCGGCATCGCCCTGGAGCCGGACCACACCGAGCGCGAGGAGGCCGCCGCCCGCTGCCGGCTGGCCGCCGCGGGCATCCGGCGCCTGGAGGAGCTGTCCGAGCTGGAGGCCGTACCGGACGTGGTCCTCGACCGGCTCCGGCGTGGCCTCAACGCCCGCCTCGACGACGCCCGCGACCGCCTCACCGACAACACCGTCGAGTCGGCCGACCTGGTCTACCGGCAGCTGCGCCGCGACCTGATAGCGGTGGAGGCGGCGGAGCTGCGCCGGCTGTACGACGAGCACACGATCAGCGACACGACCCGCAGAAGGCTGCAGCGGTCCCTGGACCTGGAGGAGGCGCGGCTGGCGGACGCGTAG
- a CDS encoding APC family permease, which produces MATTEHPPPSRLRAWMLEGLSDMGKGGGHTGPHAQPEPPHQGQRWWRVMCLTGVDYFSTLGYQPGIAALAAGLLSPIATIVLVVVTLAGALPVYRRVAEESPHGEGSIAMLERLLSFWQGKLFVLTLLGFAATDFLITITLSAADASTHLVENPHLTDFLQGKQMVITLFLVALLGAVFLKGFLEAIGVAVALVGIYLALNVVVVIVGFYHVITAEHVITDWSSALTQEHGNVFVMVGVALIVFPKLALGLSGFETGVAVMPHVKGEPGDTEQQPTGRIRDTKKLLTTAALIMSCFLIATSFITTLLIPENEFKSGGSANGRALAYLSHEYLGNVFGTVYDVSTIAILWFAGASAMAGLLNLMPRYLPRYGMAPHWARAVRPMVIVFTLIAFLVTWIFDADVDAQGGAYATGVLVLISSAAVAVTIAARKAGQRKWTIGFGIIAAVFLYTTVVNVIERPDGVKIGACFIVGIMLVSLLSRLARAFELRVTSVTLDDMAERFIRDMASRKMRFIANEPDRRDKAEYRDKIEQIRADNDMPEQEDFVFVEVTVTDPSEFEAGLTVRGEVLHNRYRVLTLESASIPNALAALLLHVRDETGCIPHIYFEWTEGNPFANFLRFFLFGQGEVAPVTREVLREAEPDRDRRPRVHTG; this is translated from the coding sequence ATGGCCACGACCGAACACCCCCCTCCCAGTCGCCTGCGCGCCTGGATGCTGGAGGGGCTGTCCGACATGGGCAAGGGCGGCGGCCACACCGGCCCCCACGCACAGCCCGAACCCCCGCACCAGGGCCAGCGCTGGTGGCGGGTGATGTGCCTGACCGGTGTCGACTACTTCTCCACCCTCGGCTACCAGCCGGGCATCGCCGCCCTGGCGGCCGGCCTGCTGTCGCCGATCGCGACCATCGTGCTCGTCGTGGTCACCCTGGCCGGCGCCCTGCCGGTCTACCGCCGCGTCGCCGAGGAGAGCCCGCACGGCGAGGGCTCCATCGCCATGCTGGAGCGGCTGCTCTCCTTCTGGCAGGGCAAGCTCTTCGTGCTGACGCTGCTCGGCTTCGCCGCCACCGACTTCCTGATCACCATCACCCTGTCGGCCGCGGACGCCTCCACCCACCTGGTGGAGAACCCGCACCTGACCGACTTCCTGCAGGGCAAGCAGATGGTCATCACGCTGTTCCTGGTGGCCCTGCTCGGCGCGGTCTTCCTCAAGGGCTTCCTGGAGGCGATCGGCGTCGCGGTAGCCCTGGTCGGCATCTATCTCGCCCTCAACGTCGTCGTCGTGATCGTCGGCTTCTACCACGTCATCACCGCCGAGCACGTCATCACCGACTGGTCCAGCGCCCTCACCCAGGAACACGGCAACGTCTTCGTCATGGTCGGCGTCGCCCTGATCGTCTTCCCGAAACTCGCCCTGGGCCTGTCCGGCTTCGAGACCGGTGTCGCCGTCATGCCCCACGTCAAGGGCGAACCGGGCGACACCGAGCAGCAGCCCACCGGGCGGATCCGGGACACCAAGAAGCTGCTCACCACGGCCGCCCTGATCATGAGCTGCTTCCTCATCGCGACCAGCTTCATCACCACGCTGCTCATCCCGGAGAACGAGTTCAAGTCGGGCGGCAGCGCCAACGGCCGTGCGCTCGCCTACCTGTCCCACGAGTACCTCGGCAACGTCTTCGGCACGGTCTACGACGTCTCGACGATCGCCATCCTGTGGTTCGCCGGCGCCTCCGCGATGGCCGGCCTGCTCAACCTGATGCCCCGCTACCTGCCCCGCTACGGCATGGCCCCGCACTGGGCCCGTGCGGTGCGCCCGATGGTCATCGTCTTCACGCTGATCGCCTTCCTGGTGACCTGGATCTTCGACGCCGACGTCGACGCGCAGGGCGGCGCCTACGCCACCGGCGTGCTGGTGCTGATCAGCTCCGCCGCGGTCGCGGTGACCATCGCCGCCCGCAAGGCAGGACAGCGGAAGTGGACGATCGGGTTCGGGATCATCGCGGCGGTCTTCCTGTACACGACCGTCGTCAACGTCATCGAGCGCCCCGACGGTGTGAAGATCGGCGCCTGCTTCATCGTCGGCATCATGCTCGTCTCGCTGCTCTCCCGCCTCGCCCGCGCCTTCGAGCTGCGCGTGACGAGCGTGACCCTCGACGACATGGCGGAACGATTCATCCGCGATATGGCCAGCCGCAAGATGCGGTTCATCGCCAATGAGCCGGACCGGCGCGACAAGGCCGAGTACCGCGACAAGATCGAGCAGATCCGCGCCGACAACGACATGCCCGAGCAGGAGGACTTCGTCTTCGTCGAGGTGACGGTCACCGACCCCTCCGAGTTCGAGGCGGGCCTGACCGTGCGCGGCGAGGTCCTGCACAACCGCTACCGCGTGCTGACCCTGGAGTCCGCCTCCATCCCCAACGCCCTGGCCGCGCTGCTGCTGCACGTCCGGGACGAGACCGGCTGCATCCCGCACATCTACTTCGAGTGGACCGAGGGCAACCCGTTCGCCAACTTCCTGCGCTTCTTCCTCTTCGGCCAGGGCGAGGTCGCCCCGGTCACCCGGGAGGTGCTGCGCGAGGCGGAGCCGGACCGCGACCGGCGGCCGCGGGTCCACACGGGCTGA